The genomic window ATCAGCCCCCCCGCCGGCGGCTCGGGCCACTCCCCGGTCCGGTCGAGGCGCGGATCGGCCGCCGCCTCGTCGATCAGCAGCGGCTGCCGCAGGCGGGCCACCCACCCGGCGACGCCGGCGGCCAGCGGGAGCTCGCCCGAGGGGGCGGCCCCCTTGCCGGTCTCGTTGCGGGCGTCGAGCCGCATCAGCCCCGCGGCCTCGTCGATCCGGTAGAGACGCCACGCCTCCGCGCCGATCAGGGCCGCCGCGCGCTCCATGATGAAGCGCGAGACCATCTCCGGATCGAGCAGCGAACCGGCCGCCTGCACGGTGTCCGAGAGCACGGCGAGACGCCGTTCCAGCGCCTCGGCCCGCGCCTCGGCCCGCAGCAGCTCCGCCTCGAGCGCGGCGCGGTCCTCGCCCGCCAGCGGGGCGTCGTCCTCGGGTTCAAAGGGCATCGACGTAGGCCGTCCCCATCTTGCGGGTCTCGTTTCCCGCGGCGTCCTGGGCGACGAAGTGGATCAGGTTCTTGCCGTCCTGGTGCAGCTTGACGACCCACGTGAAGCGGCCGTCCTCGCCGACGTCCACCCGCTCCCCTTCGACCCACAGCACCGCCCCGGGCTCGGTGCGGCCGCTGACGATGGCGTTCGTGCCGACGACCATGATCTCGACGATCTGCAGCTCCGGCGGCGTGCGGTCGGCGGAGTCCTTGAACCCCTCGTTGACCACGCGGAAGCGGCGGGTCTCCGACCAGCGCCCGCCGTGGGACCGCTCGTCCACCGCCGAGACGCGCCAGAAGTAGCTGCCGGGATCGAGACGGGTCAGCCGCAGCTCGGGGGCGCCGACCCGCCGGTCGGCGGCGTCGTCCTCGGCGACGAGCGGGCGGTCGGCGAACTGCACCAAGTAGCCGCGCGCCTGCGGCACCGGCGTCCAGCGCAGGGCCACGACCGACTGGCCCGGCAGGACGAACGTCTCCTGGTCGGCCGGCGACGAGAGGCGCGGCTGCTCGAGCAGGGCCGAGCGCTCGACGATCCCGCCCGGCGCCACCGTCGCCCGGGTGCTCTCCTCGAGGGTCGTCTCCCGGCCCGCGGCGGCGACGACGACCGCCCCGCGGGAGGCGACGACCTCCGACCGCTTCGTGTCCTTGTCGTGGCGGACGCGGAACTCGCTCGCCTTGTCGGCGCGGACCGCCGCCGACTCCGTCGCGACCTCGTGGACCGTGTCGTACCCCGCGACGTCCTGCGTCTGCGCGGAGACCTGGCCGAACGCCAGCCGCTCCGACACGCGCTGCGTGCGGCGCGCCGGGTCGCGGACCATCTCGTGGACCTCGATCAGCGTGCCCGGGCTGACGGCGACCATCGAGCCGTCGAAGTAGACCAGCTGCGCCGACCCGCCGTTCCCGGTCCGCACCTGGTCGCCGGGGCGCAGTTCGTCGCGCTCGGAGGCGTTCTCCCAGAGGAACTGCCCGGCCCGCTTGACCCGGACCTCGCCGTCCACCCGGGCGAGGCGGACGCCGGAGTCGGACCGGTGGCCGCCGAGGACCGCCCGCGCCCGCCGCTCGGCGTCGCCGGCCTTGTCCACCGCCGGCGCGTAGCTCCGCGCGGCGAGGTCGGCCCGCGCCTCTTCGAGCGCCCGCTGGGCGGCGACGACGTCCTCCGACGTCGGGGCGGCGGTGGCCGCGTCCTGCACGACGAGCGCCGCGGCGGCGACGGCCCGCCCGGCCTGCTCCTCGGTCACCCCGGCGTGGGCGGCGCGCCACCAGATCGTCCCCGCCGCCGCGACGACGACGAGGAGGACGGCGAGCAGGATCGTCCGATAGCGGATGTAGATCCACTCGACCGCCAGTTTCGAACGGCGCCGCCCCTGGGCGGTGTCCACGGCCATACCTCCAGCCCCCCGTCGGCCGGCCGCGTCCCGCGCGGCCGCCGCGCCCACAAGTCTAATCTGCGCCGGACCCGCGCGGGCGCCAATCACCTTGGAGTTGTTGAACTTGCCGCAGATTGGCGATTCCGCTAGTCTGCGCACCGTCGCCGCCGCTGTCCGGCGGGGAGGGGTCTTTCCGTGCTCAACTGGATTCGGGACACGCTGAAGTATTCCAAGTGGATCCTGATGCTGATCATCGCGTCGTTCATCCTCTTCTACGGCGTCAGCTGGTGGGACCGCGGCGGCAAGGGCGGCGACGCCAACTGGGTCGCCAGGGTCGACGGCCAGAACATCGACCCGACGGCGTGGCAGGTCACCTCGCACCAGCTCGAGGAGCGGTACCGGCAGCAGTTCGGCAACATGTACGACCAGGTCCGCAAGAGCATCAACGTGGGCCGGCTCGCCGCCGAGAAGCTGATCCAGGAGAGCCTGATCGTCCGCGACGCGAAGCGGCTCGGCCTGTCCGTGTCCGACGACGCGGTCGCCGCGAGCATCACGTCGATGCCGGGCCTGCAGCAGAACGGCCAGTTCATCGGCGCCGCGGCCTACCAGAAGCTGGTCCGCGCGGGGGCCTTCGGCCCGTTCCGCTCGGCGCGCGAGTTCGAGAACGCCGTGCGCCAGGACATGCTGATCGCGCAGTGGCGCGGCGTCGTCGCCGCGTCGGCGACCGTCTCCAAGGACGACGTCGCGCGCGAGTTCCGGCGCCGCCACGAGCGCACGACCTTCGAGTACCTCGCCCTGCCGCTCGACAAGTACGCCGCCTCCGTCGCCCCGAGCGACGCCGACCTGCAGGCGTGGTTCAACGCGCACCCCGAGCGCTTCGGCGCGGGCGAAGCGCGCAAGCTGGCCTACGTGCTGTTCGACGAAGGGGTCGTCGGCGCGCGGGCCGCGGTCAAGGACAGCGAGATCCAAGACTACTACAACGCCAACGCCGAGCAGTTCAATCGCCCGGAGCTGCGCCGCGCCCGCCACATCCTCGTGAAGGTCGCGCCGGACGCCGACGCCGCGGCGGTCGAGGCGGCGCGGAAGAAGGCGCAGAGCCTGGCCGACCAGGCCCGCGCCGGCGCCGACTTCGCGAAGCTCGCCGAGAAGAACAGCGACGACCCCGGCTCGAAGGAGAAGGGCGGCGACCTCGGCCTCTTCAAGAAGGGGTCGATGGTCCCCGAGTTCGACGACGTCGTCTTCTCGCAGCGCGTCGGCGTGGTCTCCGACCCGGTCAAGACGCAGTTCGGCTTCCACGTGATCAAGGTCGAGGAGATCCAGCCCGGCGGCGAGATCCCGCTCGCCGCGGTCAAGGACCAGATCCGCGCCCAGCTCCGCGCCCCGCGCGTCCGCGAGGTGGCGATGACGCTGGCCCAGGAGTTCCGCAAGAAGGCCACCGACGAGTCCTCGTTCCGCGCCGCCGCCGCCGCCGCCAAGGTCGCGGTGCAGGACGCGGGCGCGGTCCTCGCCGGCGACCCGATGCCGTTCGGCCCCGCGCCGGAGTTGGTCGCCGAAGCGTTCGCGCTCAAGAAGGGCGACGTGACCGGCGTGGACGAGACGCAGCAGGGCGCGGTCGTCGCCGTCGTGCTCGACGTCGTGAAGGACTACAAGCCGACCTTCGCCTCGCGCCGCGCGCAGGTGGACGCCCTCTACCGCCGCGAGCGGGCCGGCGAACTCGCCAAGGCCGAGCTCTCCGCCGCGGTCTCCCGCGCCGGCGGCGATCTCGAGAAGGCCGCCAAGGAGCTGAAGCTCGAGGTCAAGAAGACGGAGCCGGCGTTCGCGCGCGGCACGTCCCTCCCCGGCGTCGGCGGCGGTTCGGCCATCGACGCGGCGGTCTTCAACGCCCCGGTCGGCTCGGTCTCCCAGGCCGCGGCCGGCGACGGCGGCGCGATCATCGCCAAGATCCAGGCCCGCTCGCAGGCCGACATGTCCCAGCTCCCCGCGGAGGAAGGGTTCATCCGCGAGGCGCTGCAGCGTCCGCTCGGGCAGCAGGTGATCGCCAAGCGGATCGAGGAGCTGCGGCGGGCGGCGAAGATCGAGCTGAACACCACGCTCTTCCAGCGCAGCTAGACTTCCCGAACAACCCGCGGCGCCTCCGCGCCGAGAACGCCCCCGCCCCGCGCGGGGGCGTTTTTTTCACGGTGACGCCGAGACTGTTGCACGGGCACGGAGCGGAAGAGCCGTTGCCGTCCGCGCCCGAACGACGCCCGCGAGATGACCTGATTCGCGTTCCGGAGGCCGCCGGAGAGCCGTCCCGGACCCCCGCGCGGCCCCCGTCGGCGGCCGCAACAATCTCGGCTTCACCATGCAACAATCTCGGCTTCACCGTGTGACGATTTCGTCGGGGCGATGACGAGGGCGGCGCCCGGGCGGCACGGTCGGCGCCGCTTGCGGGAAGCGCGTTGTTCGTCGTCGTCCGGGGAAAACCACAGCCCGAGAGTTCGCTGGACGCCCCGTTCCCTCCGCTGTACAGTCCGGCAGGTGCGTGGGCGATCCGTCCGTTCGCCCGCGAAACGCGACACGACGTCGCCTCCGGCGGCCGCGAGCACGGCTTTTGCAAGCCGCCGCAGGCGGAGGGGTGCAATGACGGACCATCCATCGCTCGAAACGCTGCGCCGCGCCCGCGACGCCCACAAGGCGGGACGCGGCCGCGAGGCGCTCGCCTTGGCCGAGGCCGCGCACCGCATGGCCACCGAAATGCCCGGCGCGCCCCCGCAGGCGGCGGCCGCCGAAGGGCTCTACGGCTACCTCCTGGGCACGGTCGGCGGGCGGATGGAAAGCGGCCTCGCCTTCTGCCGCCACGCCGTCGACAACTGCTTCTGGGAGCCGTCGGTCTACGAGACGTTGGCCCGGCTGGAGCTGGCCGCGGGAAACCGGCGCGAAGCGATCGCCGTCCTCGACCGCGGTCTGGCGATGGCGGGGGGCGCCCGCGAACTGCGCGATCTCCGCGCGTCGCTCGGCCGCCGTCGGGCCCCCGCGATTCCGTTCCTGGACCGCAGCCATCCGTTCAACCGCTGGATCGGGATCCTTCGCGCGAGAAGCGCGGCCGCGCCGGCCGTCCAGGCCGTTCCCGCCGCCTCCTCCGCGCGCGGCTCGCGCGGGCGCATCCTCGGCGTTCCCGACTATCACCGGTGACCGCCCGGTCCTCGCGGAAGATCGTCCTGCGGCGCGTCGCGATCGCCTCCGCCGCCTTCGTCGCGTTCCAAGTCGCCTTCGCGGCCCTGACCGCGCACGTTGCGCCGGAGGGGCTCCGCTGGTGCCCCGTGGCGGGCGTCGCGTTCTTCTTCGCGCTGCTGCTCGGGACCACGGCGATTCCCGCGTTCGCCGCGGCGACGGCCATCGTCTTCGCGACGGGAGCGGCCGCGCTGCAGGGAGGCGGGGCGGCGCTGGAGTTCGCGTTCTTCGTCGCCGGCGCCTGCGTCGTCCGCGCGGCGATCGGCCGCCCGCCGCGGATCGACGTGCCGCGGGACGCGCTCGTCCTCGCCGGCGCGACGTTGGGAGTCGCCGCGTTCGACGCCCTGACGGCGCACGCGCTGCTGGTCCCGGAAGGCGGCTGGAGCGCGGCCGCCGGCGCGGCGTTGGCGCAGGCGACGTCGACGCTCGCCCTCGGCGCCCCGCTCCTGATTCTCGCCGGCCCCACGGTCGGCGCATGGCTGCACGGAGCGCTGCCCCAGCAGCGGACGCGCGCCGAGCGGCGGGGCGCGCCGCGCGATCCGCGCGCCTTCGGCGCCGCGGCGGCGCTCGCGCTGACCACCGTCGCCGCGGGCGCCTCGGTGCTTTGCCTCTCCGAGCGGACCGCCGGCTACGGCGCCTACCTGCTGCTCGTCCCGCTCGTCTGGGGCTCGGTCCGCTTCGGCCTGCGCGGCTTCGCCTGGGTGGCGCTGGCCGCCGACGCGGTGTCGCTCACGCACGTCGCCGGCGCGCCGGTCCAGTTCCATCTCTTCGTCATGGTCCTCTGCGGCCTGCTCGTCGCCGCGGCCGCCGAGGGGCACCGGCGGCTGCTGCGGAGCCTGCGCCACGCCGCCGAAGGGCGTCAGGCGCTGCTCGACGCGCTCCCGGACATGATGTTCCGCGAGTCGGCCGGCGGCGTGTTCCTCGAGTTCCACGGCGCCTCCGACTCCCCGCTCATCGCCAAGCCGGCGTCGTTCGTCGGCCGGCGCGCCGCCGAGATCCTGCCGCCGCCGCTCGCCGCGCTCGACGAGCGCATGCGGCGGCGGGCGCTGGAGACGCGGGCGCTCCAGCAGTACGAGTACTCGCTGCCGCTCGGCGGCGAGGAACTCTGGTTCGAGGCGCGGATCGTGCCGTGCGGCGACGAGGAGACGCTGGCCGTCGTCCGCGACGTGACCGAGCGGCGCCGCGCCGAGGAGGACCGGCGGCAGTTCGAGGCGCAGATCCGCCACGCGCAGAAGCTGGAGAGCCTCGGCGTCCTCGCCGGCGGCATCGCGCACGACTTCAACAACCTGCTCGCCGCGGTCCTCGGCAACATCGAGCTCGCCGCGCTCGACATCCCCGCAGGCTGCCCCGCCGCGGCGCGGGCCGCCGACGCCGGACAGGCCGCGCGACGCGCCGCCGACCTGACCCGCCAGCTCCTCGCCTATTCGGGCAAGGGGAAGATGGAGGTCGTCCCGGTCGATCTCTCCGCGGTCGCCCGCGAGATGGGGCGGCTGCTCGCCGTCTCGATCTCGAAGACGGCCCGCGTCGAGTACCTGCTCGCCGACGACCTGCCGCCGGTGACCGCCGATCCGTCGCAGATCAGGCAGGTCTTCATGAACCTGCTGACCAACGCCTCGGAGGCGCTCGGCGGGCGCGACGGACTGATCACCGTCCGCACCGGCGAGGCCGAGTGCGAGCCGGAGACGCTGCGGGCCGCCTACCGCGCGGACGACATGCCGCGCGGCCGCGCGGCGTTCATCGAAGTCGGCGACAACGGCTGCGGCATGGACGAGGAGACGAAGAGCCGGCTGTTCGATCCGTTCTTCAGCACGAAGTTCACCGGCCGCGGCCTGGGCATGGCGGCGGTGCTGGGGATCGTCCGCGGCCACCGCGGCGCGATCGACGTCGTCGCCGATCCCGGCCGGGGCTCGATCGTCCGCGTCTACTTCCCCGCCGCCGCGACCGCCGGGGGCGGCGCCGCCGACGAGGCGCGCGAGCCGGCCGGCGTCACGGCCGACTGAAGATCCCGAAGAGCGCGTAGGCCAGCGCGAGCGCGCCGAACGCCGCCGCGCCGAGCGCCGTGCGCCTCGTCCCCGGCCCCGCGTATCCGGCCCGGCGCGCGGCGAGGGCGCGGCGCGCGACCAAGGGGGCGAGCGCCAGCGCGTCGGCCAGGAGCGGCACGATCAGGAACCACGACGGACGGCGCCACGTGTCCGCGGCGAGAACGGCGGCGAGCGCGTCGGGCGCCCCCGCGCCGGGCGCGCGCAGCGCGAGCGAGGCCGCGTCGAACGCCTGCGCCGCGACGAGCATCGCGGCCCCGGCGAGGGCCAGCCGCAGGCCGAGGCGCGCCGTCCGCGCGTCGTGCGCCGCGCCGTCGGCGGCGAGGGCGCGCCCGGTGAGCCGGCTGCGCACGGCGCCGTGGGCGGCGTAGACGACGAACCCGACGTTGAGCCACGCGGCGAAGCGGAGCCACGAGGTCGGCGGCAGATAGACGATCAGCGCGAGGCAGGAGAGCCCGCCGAGGATCGGCGCGGCGAGGCCGAACGGCGCGCGGAACGGGCGCGGGCGGTCCGGGTCGCGGCGGCGCATCACGATCACGCCGATCGACACCAGCAGGAACGCGAAGAGCGTGCCGATGTTCGTCAGGTCCACCATTTCGTCGATGCTGGCGAAGGCGGAGAAGACGGCGACGAACCCGCCGGTCACGATCGTCGCCCAGTGCGGCGTGCGGAAGCGCGGATGGACGCGCGAGAAGAGCTCCGGCAGCAGGCCGTCGCGCGACATCGCGTAGAAGATCCGCGGCTGGCCGAGCTGGAAGACGAGCAGCACCGCCGTGTGGGCGCAGACCGAGCCGAAGGCGACGATCGCCACCGCCCAGCCGAGGTGCGGCGCGGCGTGGGCCAGCGCCAGCGTGAGCGGCTCCGCCTGCTCGGTGGCGAGGGTGGCGCGGAGGTCGGGATAGGAGACGAGGCCGCAGAAGACGAGCGCCACGGCGACGTAGATCACGGTGCAGAGGGCGAGCGAGGCGATGATCCCGCGCGGCAGCGTCCGCTGCGGGTCCCGCGTCTCCTCGGCGACGGTCGAGACGGCGTCGAAGCCGATGAAGGCGAAGAAGACGATCGCCGCCCCGGCGCCGATCCCGCTCCAGCCGTTGGGGGCGAACGGCGTGAAGTTCGCCGGCTTCACGTAGCGCAGGCCGACGAGGCAGAAGAAGGCCAGCACGACCAGCTTCACCCCGACCATCGTCGCGTTGAAGCGGGCCGACTCGCGGATGCCCCAGACCAAAAGCGCCGTGATCGCGGCGACGATCAGCACGGCGAGCAGGTTGAAGACGATCGGCACGCCGAAGAGGTGCGGCGCCCGTTCGAGCGCGGTCAGCCCCGAGCCGTCCACGAGGCGCGCCGCGGTGCGGTAGTCCATCGCCAGCCACTCGGGAATGTCGAAGCCGAACCCCGAGAGGAGCGTGCGGGCGTAGTTGGCCCAGCTGATCGCCACCGCGACGTTCCCGACCGCGTACTCGATGATCAGGTCCCAGCCGATGATCCAGGCCGTCAGCTCGCCCAGCGTCGCGTAGGCGTAGGTGTAGGCCGAGCCGGAGACCGGGACCATCGCCGCGAACTCGGCGTAGCAGAGCGCGGTGAAGCCGCAGGCGACGGCGGTGAGGAAGAACGAGACGACGAGCGCCGGCCCCGCGCCGGGGCGCGACGCGTCCCCCGCCGCGGCGGTGCCGATCGTGGCGAAGATCCCCGCGCCGATGATCGCGCCGAGGCCGAGCAGGGTCAGCTGCACCGCGCCGAGCTCGCGCTTCAGGCCGCGCCCGCCGCGCCCCGCGTCGGCGAGGATCGCCTCCAGCGGCTTGACGCGGAACGCCCCCGAGCCCGGAGGCTTCATCGGCGTCCGCCTTCGGCCGGCCGGCGCAAGCTCAGAGCAGCCCGAACTGGCGCAGCCGCGCGCGCAGGTCCGGCTCCGACATCCCGAGCCGCGCCGCCGCGCGGGCGACGTCCCCTTCCGCCTCCTCGAGGTGCCGCCGCAGCCAGGTGGACTCGAAGCGGCGGAGCGTGGCGACGATCCCCTCCTCCTCGGTCTCCTCGCCGCCGGCGAAGTGCGCCGGCAGGTCGGCGAGCCGCGCCACCCGCCCCGGCGTCAGCAGCACGAGCCGCTCGAGGGTGCGCTGCAGCTCCCGCACGTTCCCCGGCCATTCGTAGCGCAGCAGCGCGAACATCGTCTCCGGCGCCAGCAGCATGTCCTCGCGCGCGTACTCGCGCGTCAGCTCGCCGAGGAACCGCTCGCACAGCTCGGGGATGTCGTCGCGCCGGTCGCGCAGCGTCGGCGTCTCCACGACGTGCGGGAAGACGTCGAGGAACGCCGCGCCGAGCGCCCCCTCCGCGGCGAGCTTCTCCGGCGCCGCCTGCAGCGCGACGATCAGCTGCGGCCCGCTGCGCACGCGCCGGCCGGTGGCCGGGCAGACGAAGGCCCCCGACCGCACGCCGTCCACCAGCAGCTCCTGCACGTCGGCCGGCAGCGCGTCGGCGTTCTCGAGGTAGAGCGCGCCTTCGTCGGCCAGCGCGATCCGCCCGCTCTCCTCGTCGTCCGCGGGATCGCCGAAGAGGGCCGCGAGCAGCCGCTCGCCGGGCAGCGCGGAGACCTGCACGTCGAGGAACGGGCCGTCCGGATGGAGGGAGTGGAGCGACAGCCAGCGCGCCGCGAGACGACGGCCGGTCCCCTTCTCGCCGTGGAGCAGCACCGGGCGGCCGTCCGCCGCGCCGGCCAGCTCGCGCCGCAGCCGCTCGACCCGCGCGCTCTTCCCGACGAACTCCGCCTCGCGCCGCAGCTCGGCGCTCAAGGCGCGGTTGCGCCGTTCGAGCCGTGCGTGGCGCAGCGCGTTGGCGGCGACGACGAGCACGCGGTCGAGCGAGACCGGCTTCTCGACGAAGTCGTACGCGCCGAGCTTCGTCGCCTTGACCGCCGTCTCGATCGTGCCGTGGCCTGAGATCATCACCACCGGCGCGGCGACGCCCCGTTCGCGCAGGTGCTTGAGCGCCTCGATGCCGTCGATCCCGGGGAGCCAGATGTCGAGGAAGATCGCGTCGGGCGCGCACTCCGCGGCCCGCTTGATCCCTTCCTCCGCCGACTCCGCGCCGACGACTTCGTATCCCTCGTCCTCGAGGATCTGCGCGAGGGCGCGGCGCACCGGCTCCTCGTCGTCCACCACCAAGATCCGGCCCCGCCGCTCCTGCCCGTCCATCGAACCCTCGCCTTCCTCAGGCGGCCGTCGCCGCGGGCAGCTCGATCACGACCCGCGCCCCGCCGCCGGGGTTGTCCTCGACCCGGATCCGTCCGCCGTGCTCGAGGACGACTTGCTCGACGATCGCCAGCCCCAGGCCCGTCCCGCCGGGGCGGCGCGTGAAGTCAGGTTGGAACATCCGCGCCCGGTCCTCGGGCGGCACGCCGGGGCCATTGTCCGCCACTTCCAGCGCCACGGCGCGCCCGCCGTGGGCCGCCGCGGTCCGCACGGTCACCGCGCCGTCCGCGCCGACCACCGCCACGGCGTTGTCGAGGAGGTTGATCAGGCAGCGGCGCAGCGCCTCGGGGTCGATCCGGTGCGGCGGAAGGTCGGCGGCGAGTTCGGCGGCGAAGCGCAGGTGGGCGTGCGAATTGCGGTAGAGCGCCAGCGCCTCGCCGACGACGTCGTTGATCGAGGCCGGCCGCGGCTTGATCTCCGGCAGCCGCGCGAAGCGCGAGAACTCGGAGACCAGCCGCTGGATGCTCTCCACCTCGCGCACGATCGTCGCCGTCCCTTCCTCGATCACCGGCAGGAAGTCGTCGGTCCCCTTGCGGTAGCGGCGGAGCATCCGCTCGGCGGAGAGGCGGATCGGCGTCAGCGGGTTCTTGATCTCGTGCGCCAGCCGCCGCGCGACCTCGCCCCACGCGGCGAGCCGCTCCGCGCGGCGCAGGCGGGTGAGGTCCTCGAGCACGACGAGCACCGCGTCGTCCCCCGCGCCGACCGCGAAGCGCGCGGCCGAGGCGACGAGCGTGACCTGCGCGCCGCGCACCGAGACCGTCGTCTCCCCCGCCGCGCGTTCGGCCTCGCCGGCGACGAGCGGCCGCAGCGCGCGGGCCAGCGGCTCGAGGCCGCCGCCGAGGAACTCGCCGAGCGGCGCGCCCGGCTCGACCGTCTCGAGGCCGAGGACGTCGAGCGCGGCGCGGTTGACCGCCGTCGCCCGCCCCGCGGCGTCGAGGCCGACGACGCCGACCGGGATCGACTCCAGCAGCGTGGCGATGTAGCGGCCGCGCTCCTCGAGGTCCACGCGCGCCCGTTCGAGTTCGCGCGCCATGCGGTTGAACGAGGCGGCGAGCCGGCCGACCTCGTCCCCCGTCCGCTCGGCGACGCGGTAGGAGAGTTCGCCGCGGGCCAGCGCCTCGGTGCCGCGGGCGAGGTCGAGGATCGGCTCGGTCACCTGCCGCGCGATCAGGAAGCCGGCCCAGACCGCGGCGAAGAGGACGAGGATCGTCAGGAGCGCGAAGAGGGTGAAGTAGAGCCGCTCGACGCTGCTCCGGCTGCCGCGGAAGCCGCGCCAGTCGGCGGCGGCGCTCTCGATCGCCTCGAAGCGGCGGGCGTCCTCCTCGCCGACGTAGAGCGCGGTCCAGGCGAGGCCGCCGCCCGCCGACGCGGGGAGCGGCTCGGCGGCGACGACCCGCTCGCCGAACGGCAGCCGGTCGCGCGCCGCGCGCCCCTGCCCGAGCTCCGCGACCTTCTCCGCGAGGCCTTCGGGCAGGCGCGTCAGCTCGCTCGGGCGGATCGCCTCCGCGCCGCCGGCCGGCGCCGACGCGACCGCGAGCGGCGCCCCGACGCGCGGCGCGTAGCCGACCGCGGCGAGGCCGTAGCGGCGCCGCGCCTCGTCGAGCGTCTTCGCCAGTTCGCCCCGCGCGGGGCTGTCGCCGCGGGCCAGCGGGCCGGCGGCGAGGTCGCGCGCGAGAGCCCGCGCGAGGCGCGCCGCCTGGTCCTCCTGCCCGCGCCGCGCCGCCTCGACGACCTGCGCCGCCTCGAGCACCGGCTCCGGCGGCGCGAGGTCGGAGAGGGAGCGGCGGACCATGCCGATCGCCGCGGCGAAGAGGATCACCGACGGGAGCAGCACGAGCAGCAGGAACGCGAACGTCACCCGCGCCTGCAGCCGCGAGCCGAGGAGCCCGCGCCGCCGTCCGGCGAGGACGCGGCCGAGGTTGCGCACGCCGACGAAGGCGAAGGCGAGCAGCAGGCCGACGATGGCGACGGTGAGCAGCGAGAGGAGCGTCTTGTCGGAGGCGAGGCGGGTGTCGCCGACCTTTCCCCGCTGCACCACGTAGTAGACGCCGACGGCGAGGACGAGCAGGACGACGCCCGCGACGAGCCCCACCCGGTCGAGACGCAGCCGGATCCGCTTCACGACGCCGTCACGCGCCCGGCGGCTTGGGCGAGGCGAGCGGGCCCGGGCCGCCTTCGAGATACCACGCCGAGCGGTCGGCGAGCAGCGCGTCCACCAGCCGGCCGTGCAGGTCGTGCCCGCTGCGCCAGGCGACGATCCGCCCCTCCAGCGAGCAGCCGAGCAGCGCGAGGTCGCCGACGAGGTCGAGCAGCTTGTGGCGCACGAACTCGTCCGGGAAGCGGAGCGGAATCCCCTCCACCCCCTCGTCGCCGACGAAGATCGCGTTGTCGAGCGAGCCCCCCTTGGCCAGCCCCATCGCCTGCAGCTTGTCCACGTCCCGCTTCATGCCGAACGTGCGCGCCGGGGCGAGCTTCTCGAGGAAGTCCTCGGCGCGGTCGAGGCGGACGGTCAGCTCCTGATAGCCGAGCGCCTCGTGCTCGAAGTCGATCGCCGCGGTGATCCGCAGGCCGGGACCGGGATGGATCTCCAGCCGCCGCCCTTCGTCGCCGACCGCGACGCGCTGTGCGACGACCATCACCGGCCGCGGCGGCGCCT from bacterium includes these protein-coding regions:
- a CDS encoding sigma-54 dependent transcriptional regulator, whose protein sequence is MDGQERRGRILVVDDEEPVRRALAQILEDEGYEVVGAESAEEGIKRAAECAPDAIFLDIWLPGIDGIEALKHLRERGVAAPVVMISGHGTIETAVKATKLGAYDFVEKPVSLDRVLVVAANALRHARLERRNRALSAELRREAEFVGKSARVERLRRELAGAADGRPVLLHGEKGTGRRLAARWLSLHSLHPDGPFLDVQVSALPGERLLAALFGDPADDEESGRIALADEGALYLENADALPADVQELLVDGVRSGAFVCPATGRRVRSGPQLIVALQAAPEKLAAEGALGAAFLDVFPHVVETPTLRDRRDDIPELCERFLGELTREYAREDMLLAPETMFALLRYEWPGNVRELQRTLERLVLLTPGRVARLADLPAHFAGGEETEEEGIVATLRRFESTWLRRHLEEAEGDVARAAARLGMSEPDLRARLRQFGLL
- a CDS encoding HAMP domain-containing protein, whose product is MKRIRLRLDRVGLVAGVVLLVLAVGVYYVVQRGKVGDTRLASDKTLLSLLTVAIVGLLLAFAFVGVRNLGRVLAGRRRGLLGSRLQARVTFAFLLLVLLPSVILFAAAIGMVRRSLSDLAPPEPVLEAAQVVEAARRGQEDQAARLARALARDLAAGPLARGDSPARGELAKTLDEARRRYGLAAVGYAPRVGAPLAVASAPAGGAEAIRPSELTRLPEGLAEKVAELGQGRAARDRLPFGERVVAAEPLPASAGGGLAWTALYVGEEDARRFEAIESAAADWRGFRGSRSSVERLYFTLFALLTILVLFAAVWAGFLIARQVTEPILDLARGTEALARGELSYRVAERTGDEVGRLAASFNRMARELERARVDLEERGRYIATLLESIPVGVVGLDAAGRATAVNRAALDVLGLETVEPGAPLGEFLGGGLEPLARALRPLVAGEAERAAGETTVSVRGAQVTLVASAARFAVGAGDDAVLVVLEDLTRLRRAERLAAWGEVARRLAHEIKNPLTPIRLSAERMLRRYRKGTDDFLPVIEEGTATIVREVESIQRLVSEFSRFARLPEIKPRPASINDVVGEALALYRNSHAHLRFAAELAADLPPHRIDPEALRRCLINLLDNAVAVVGADGAVTVRTAAAHGGRAVALEVADNGPGVPPEDRARMFQPDFTRRPGGTGLGLAIVEQVVLEHGGRIRVEDNPGGGARVVIELPAATAA
- the lpxC gene encoding UDP-3-O-acyl-N-acetylglucosamine deacetylase, which gives rise to MRAQRTVRRPARLDGVGLHRGQPARLIVEPAPAGTGLVFVREDLGDFLVPALQQNRSGMVHASRLSREGASIDTPEHLLASLYALGVDNAYLRLSGPEVPILDGSALPFARALLEAGFEEQAPPRPVMVVAQRVAVGDEGRRLEIHPGPGLRITAAIDFEHEALGYQELTVRLDRAEDFLEKLAPARTFGMKRDVDKLQAMGLAKGGSLDNAIFVGDEGVEGIPLRFPDEFVRHKLLDLVGDLALLGCSLEGRIVAWRSGHDLHGRLVDALLADRSAWYLEGGPGPLASPKPPGA